One genomic region from Rosa rugosa chromosome 1, drRosRugo1.1, whole genome shotgun sequence encodes:
- the LOC133725946 gene encoding GDSL esterase/lipase At4g26790-like produces MAYIYIPWLLFSQILLQVAKHEAKVPALIVFGDSTVDSGNNNRIKTLLKSNFKPYGRHFAGGQPTGRFSNGRVPPDFISEAFGLKPFVPAYLDPNYGISDFVTGVCFASAGTGYDNATSDVLNVIPLWKEVEYYKEYKAKLRAHVGHHKAREILTEALYVISLGTNDFLENYYLLPRRQVQYTVQQYQDFLVGLAENFMRELYSLGARKISLTGLPPMGCLPLQRAINFMGHHDCVEEYNNVAVEFNVKLNNMVAKLNQELPGYRVLFTEKVYQFVYQMIRTPSLFGFDVAEVACCSTGRFEMSYLCSEPNPYTCKDANKYMFWDAFHPTEKTNKIVSNYLIPDLLQFFN; encoded by the exons ATGGCATACATATACATTCCATGGCTCTTGTTCTCTC AAATCCTCCTACAAGTAGCAAAACATGAGGCCAAGGTTCCGGCTCTCATTGTCTTCGGAGACTCCACCGTGGATTCCGGAAACAATAACCGGATTAAAACACTTTTGAAGAGCAACTTCAAGCCCTATGGCCGCCACTTTGCTGGGGGTCAACCCACAGGAAGGTTCTCCAATGGTCGTGTTCCTCCGGATTTCATTTCTGAGGCTTTTGGACTGAAACCATTCGTTCCGGCTTACTTGGATCCCAACTATGGGATTTCGGATTTTGTTACTGGTGTTTGCTTTGCTTCTGCTGGAACTGGCTATGACAATGCAACTTCTGATGTACTA AATGTGATCCCTCTATGGAAAGAAGTGGAGTACTACAAGGAGTATAAGGCCAAATTGAGAGCCCATGTTGGCCATCACAAGGCAAGAGAAATTTTGACAGAAGCTTTGTATGTGATAAGCTTGGGAACCAATGATTTCCTCGAGAACTACTACTTGCTACCCCGCCGGCAAGTCCAATATACAGTCCAGCAGTACCAGGACTTCCTTGTTGGACTAGCCGAAAACTTCATGAGGGAGCTTTACAGTCTTGGAGCCAGGAAGATTTCCCTAACTGGGCTCCCTCCCATGGGGTGCTTGCCCTTACAGAGAGCCATAAATTTCATGGGTCACCATGATTGTGTGGAGGAGTACAACAATGTGGCCGTGGAGTTTAATGTGAAGCTGAACAACATGGTGGCAAAGCTTAACCAAGAGCTTCCAGGCTATAGAGTTCTGTTTACAGAGAAGGTCTATCAGTTTGTCTATCAAATGATCAGAACACCTTCCCTATTTG GGTTTGATGTTGCTGAAGTGGCATGTTGTTCTACTGGGAGATTCGAGATGAGTTACCTCTGTAGCGAACCAAATCCATATACATGCAAAGATGCAAATAAGTATATGTTCTGGGATGCCTTCCATCCTACAGAAAAAACAAATAAGATAGTCTCCAACTATTTAATTCCAGATCTTCTACAATTCTTCAATTGA